Within Anolis sagrei isolate rAnoSag1 chromosome 3, rAnoSag1.mat, whole genome shotgun sequence, the genomic segment ggttctccagcatgacactATGATGCACTTCGAGGGAAAGTTGAGCACagagtcacactgaaggacctagaaattcctaaataGAAGCTTTTAATCCAATTTGCGACTAATCAATTCCACAAAGTTAAACTACAAATGTCGAAGGCAAACTGTACTTTtaaaggaagtgagaaaactaAGTTTTTGGTCGTGACTTTTGGAGTCCTGTATGACTTTTGCTCAGAGTACCTGACATTCTGTCTCCTTCCATATCAGTTTCTGGCATACAATggcctggttgctgatgacatgataaataaatactttctggCATGTTAGAAGCAGAAGGAAATGCCCATCTCTAAATGGAGGAGGTCTTCTCAGTCCTGCCTCAATAGTGTGCTGAAGAGAAAGACTGAatgtcttgggttgttgtaggtttttcgggctgtatggccatactctagaagcattctcttctgacgttttgcctgcatctgtggcaagcatcctcagaggttgtgaggtttgttggaaactaggaaaattgggtttatatatctgtggaagatccagggtgggagaaagaactcttgtctgttggagctaggtgtgaatgtttcaattggccaccttgcttcgcatttgatggcctgacaagagttctttctctcaccctggaccttccacagatatataaacctgattTTTCTAGTTTCTAGAATATGGCTCTACAGaccgaaaaacttacaataacccagtgattccggccatgaaagccttcaacaatacactgaatGTCTTGTTCTGTGGGTCAGAACTATTTCTGTTCCTTTAGATTTTTGTTTACTGATCATTTGGTGCAAACACTGGGCTATGATCcctaccttggcattttaattgcatttgtaacTGAATGTATggctttattttattatgatttttacaTGATTGTGAGTCAATCTAAGTGGTGTGACTGTACATATTAGAAAGGCAGGACACAAATTTTCTGCCAAATCCCAGAACCATTCCCAGATTCTGCATGTAAATATACCTTTCCCAAGAAATGAATGTCCGACCATTTCTCCTTAGTGAAGTTATATCTGTTGCCGAGAAGTGAGATTACATAAGTTCCTGCGAAGCAGTACTCACTCAAGTACTTCTCTTTTATCTTAGGATGGTCAGCCTTTACCTAGAAAGTGGATAAGAAATGTTACTttctttacatcagtggttctcaacctccctaatgctgccccaaccataaaattattttgtcattttgctattgttatgaattgtaatgtaaatatctgatatgccaaaTGTATTCaaattcactggacgaaatttggcacaatttaGGTTGAGGAGGGTTGATTTtatcaattgggagttgtagttgttggtatttatagttcacctacaatcaaagaactttctgaactccaccaatgatggaatggaagcaaacctgacacacagaactcccatgaccaacagaaaatactgcaagggtttggtgagcattgaccttgagtttaggagttgcagttcacctacatccagagagcactatggactcaaacaataatggatctggaccaaacttggcacaaatactcaatatgcccaaatgagaacaatggtggagtttggggaaaatagaccttgacatttgggagttgtagctgttggAATGTATATttcgcttacaatcaaagagcattctaaatcccaccaacaatagaattgggccaaacttcccacacaaaaccttcatgatgaacagaaaatactgtgttttctgaaggtctttggcgacccctcggaaaccccccttgcgaccccccaggggtcatgacccccaagttgaaaaacactgctctacatgAATATTTCTTCACCAGGAGTGAGGAATTCCACCCTTGTATTTAATATTAAGCTTAAGAGTGAAAAATAATCCATTGTTGTGCTTCCCCTATTAACATGCCTTTCACAAGTCAGGAAGACATTATATATGCAAAATAGACCTTGCGTTGGAGACAATGGTACTAAATCCACCcccaataatgcaacattaagaCCAGATGGAAGTCATACACCCCAAAGACTTCAAAAATAGGAGTCAGGATGCTCTTCTGAAGAAATGTCATACCTTGGCCCAGGGTTCGGAGCAAAAGTTCTTCAGTGCCTTTATCACTTCATCCATAGGTTGTTGTGTCATGTTCAGAAATTTCATTACATAATAGTAAGCAGAAAATGCCTAAAGAGcatgaataaaaagaaaatatgaataaaagagagtaacaatttaaaataaacaaatatacaaatattaatgtattgtcgaaggctttcatggccggaatcactgggttgttgtaggtttttttcgggctatatggccaaggagagaatgcctctagaacattcgTATTAAAAAACAATTCCGTTAAAATCCATAAAGATGTATTCAAAACTAAGCTACCGCGCTAATGCCGGAATAGAAGAAAAACAATCCTGCTTTTCTGAACACTGAACTAATAGCTTTCtcaaaacaattataacaatgtTTATGCTCTTAATTTTTGGTATCCCACTTATCTTTAAGCAGACAGCCAAATAACTTATAAGAAAATGATAGGCAGAACAATTTGAAGAGATGTAAAGGCAGGAAAGGGGGGATTAGCAATGTTGTGGTGCTTCATCTATTACAGGTTCACCTGGGCAGCTGGTGGATGAGCAGAGCCCCCCTCTCCCCCAAATTACCTCCTTAAACCCATTAGGAAAAGAATTAGCTGGGTTAGCTCCAGGCCGGAGTAGTTTAAGAGCCCACTTGGGATGAAATCATGTTTTACCAAAACTCTAATCATCTTTGCGGAACTCTTTAACCACCAGCAGAAATACCACCAACAACCTAGGAGTTTTCAATGAATATAACCAGGCCTCCAGGCCAGATGTATCTTCCTCCACCAATAGAGCTCTTAATTGGCACTTGGTATCTCAGGTAAAATAACATATTGGATTAGTATAACTCTCCTTTCCTTTACTTCTAACAATACTAATTGCAGGTCTCTGAGAGGCTCTGGCTCAAATCCACATAAGCCTCTCTTGCTTGGTATCTTGCTACACAATCTAGACATATAACGAGACAGGCTTCACAAATGCATGTTATAAAATGTCAATTTTACCCATCTGAATGTTAAATATGTGGTAAGGTGAAATAATACAACTGTGTGAAATGCCTGAAGGACTTTCAACCAGACTGAAATAATGTTTGAATTTTAGTAGTTTTAACCACGAATCCtcaagttttatataccggtaaTCTCAAAAGCTATACCATAATTGTAATTTTTCCTTGCAAACTACAGGTTTTATATTACTGTTCATAAGCGTGCACTGACATATCTAATTGAGGTTCCTGGTAAGCACTCCAAACACAGTATTATTAAATTCACTCTACACATTTCTGTGCTGCTTTGTGACAATCACCCTTGAGCTTTGTGCTACTACCCAAAAGTGTGAAACTGGTAACCCAGGTATAAGgtccttcataataataataataataataataataataataataataataatagcaactttatttttataccccacctccatctccctgaagggattcagagcggcttacaaatagacatgcccaacaaaacaggttaaaataaacataaaatcagacaacattataaaaataattaaaagcaatatcatgACCGAGCAAATAAAGTGCCAAACACCCTCAAAACTATGTTGATATCATTTTGCTTCCCAAAGCCCAAGTTTAATGACGTCATCTCTTAATGCAGGGATGGGGCAACATGCATAAGATGCTGTAGGGTGTTTGGGGTATTGTGGACTTGCTAATATTGCCCTCATCACATATATTAAGAGTATCTCCCTTGCATCTCCCTCTGCTCAGTACTCTTGAAGAACCACTTTGTGGTCTGAAGGAAGAGTTAGCTCTGTTCCCCTCCCAACAACATCAAGCAGAATTGTGATGATGCAGTGAGGGTCATATTAAAACCTTCTGAACCTATCAATCAGCTGTTGGTTTGGAGAATGCTTTAACCCTCAACTTCCTAATCAGTTACTATAATCAATATCACTGAGATAAGAATAACAATAAAGCCTGGCGCTAGTCCCAAGGATGATCAGCAACAAGGTGTACCTGTCTGTGCATATAATTCATTTGTGCTGTGCATGCAAGCAAGTACACATGCATGTGTGGCAGGcatatagctgggggggggggtgtcttggggggcttcagccccccccccccccccaaattctcatgatggtctgcaaaaaggccttactggtacattatttaaactgttatgtttattcacatcatgatctgatcaccatgctcaatatatctcatatgcatgggggtattggggtaatgatacaaaaggtttgctagggtagaccttctttcactcagactctgcCTCCCCCCggccatcaaactcagccccccccccccccccccccgaatcaaaatcctggctacgggcctgatgtgtGGGATGCAGCTTTTAGTGGTTTCCTAGGAGTCCAATGTGTCTCTTAGTCCACCAGAGGTCCTCCCATCCTAACGTTAATCTACAGTGACATATTCAGCTAGAACTTCTAGTTAATGCCTATGAAACCCAGCTCTGAAGACctattttgatatttttgaaaATCTATGCCAGAGTTATTTACTAGTTTCTACTGTTCTGTGCCACAAAGCTTAAAGGACCAAGTTATCTTTGCACGAGGATGAATTAGCTGGGTTAGAACCTTTGCAACTTTGCATgttggatgtattgtcgaaggctttcatggccggaatcactgggttgttataggttttttgggctgtatagccatgttctagaagcattctctcctgacattttgcctgcatctgtggcaagcatcctcacaacctctgaggatgcttgccacagatgcaggcaaaacgacaggagagaatgcttctagaacatggccatacagcccaaaaaacctacaacaaccttttgtatgctggcattgaatatttgccattagtatgttgtaaactgctttgagtccccccagaaaGACAGTATATAACTACAGCaaccaaaccaaccaaccaaccaaccaaccaaccaaccatagGTGCCTTGCTTCACACTGGACTGGGCTTGGAATTTGGGAgttttattttgcaaaatttaCTCAGAATGAACATGCAGCCAGAGGGGCTTAGACTTACCAGTGAGATCTTCTTGCCTTTCATCACATATATGATGCAAAATGCCAGTTCTGCTTAAAAACTACTGGCATGGATGTCAAGACAAATGTGTAACAAATggaaacagcattaaaaaaactctTTCCTCCAGTGTTAAACTATGAGCTTCTACAAGACATAAATAATTACATATAGAAACTTACCCCAAATTGGCCAGACAGTGGAGGCAAGAAAGAGCCATTGAATGAGCAGCTGGAAGAAGGGCAGCCAACACCATTGAAGATGTCCTCAATGCCAATCAGGCACTGTTCATAATCCCCAGTACCCTCAATGAGGAGACTGGTGTAGGATTTAGGGCGGAAACTGCTTGCCGTGCAAGGGTTTTTGCTCAGGTCAATCATATTAATAGTCCTCTCATAGCCTTTGTGGAAACATGGCTCTTGAATTTGGGCAGTGGATGAGCCCTGCATTGTCAACAATAATGATGAGGGAAAAGTCATTAACAATAGCCAGATGAGGAACAAGATGTGGCGAAATTTGGATGTAGGCTGGATTAATACACTAtagatgtatatatgtatgtctgtattGAATTATTAACATGTGATGACATGTTAAAGAGAACCCAAATAATATGGTCAATAATTAACTACTTTAGTTATATCTTACCCTTTTCTAAAAACACATGTTATTTGGTGATAAAAATAATTGTTTTAGAGGAAAATCTTAAACCTTGAATGCCACTTCATTTTAAAGTTACTGTGTTTTTGCCCAAGGTAGGAATGGGCAGCTCTGTGGGTACTAGAAGCCAATTTCCCTCTCACAGAAAGCCCAAATATATCTACTTTCTTCTGCAGTCCTTCTCCTACTCTGCATATTTTCACACTTCGGAGAGTTTCTGTGTGGTTTAGGGACAAAAAACATTGAATGATGCGGGAGGATGGGGGATTTTGGTTGACTTGTATGTTTGTGGGGTTTTATGAACCATAAaccaggttgtggcgcagctagttagtagccagctgcattaaatcgctactgactgagaggtaatgagttcgaaaccagcccaggtcagagtgagtgcctggccattaatagtctagcttgctgttgacctatgcagcccgaaagacagttgcatctgtcaagtgggaaatttaggtaccgctttatgcgggaaagctaatttaattaatttaaaacaccataaaaccttccagcagcatgtgtaagaatgaggacgTACTCCATCAAGTGGACgatgaagtggcagctccccctgtagccggaatcgagcataccctcatgaagccagaaagctggaatgttaaattgcctctgtgtctgtctatatatgttgtatgtctgtgacgctgaatgtttgccatctatatgtgcattgtaatccgccctgagtcccctctggggtgagaagggtggaatatatatactgtaaataaaataaataaataataaatagaaggggtctagggggcTGCATGGAAACCCAACTTTAAATCCCTCCTCAGCCATGGAATATCACTCTGTCAGCTTAACCTGCCTTAGAGAGTTGTTATGAGGATAACTTTCTGTAGATGGGAAGTGGAAGGAGAGAATAATGTATATCATCTCTGAGCCCCTTGGAAAACAAATATATATGTACTAAAATTGTAAAATATTGGAAATGGACATCCAAGATGTCATTAGACTGAGATGAAAATCTGAACTCCCAGTCCAGGAGTAACCAGAAACATTTCAGTCACCCTTCTACTCATGTAGAAATACTTCTTTATTTCTACATGCGGAAGTGTCATTGAAATAGAGCCATGCAGTTCATGGTAAGTGCTGATATCTGCTCATAAAGCATGTGTGAAAAAACAGAAGACTACATTTATTATACTGTGTCTGGATTCAGTGTCAGAGTCAATTGGGTTGAATCCCAGACCTCACCTCTCCCATGAGCTGGCATCTCAAACTTACCTTGACTTCATTCAGTATCTTGAGCCGGAGTGCCTGATCCTTTCCATAACAGAGGAAActgtgtgtatacacactatAGGTCTTTCCATACAAATGGAAATTCAACATATATTGAGATGACTCAATGCCGTTCTGATGTGGCACAAAGGTGATCTGTGTTGAAGCTCCCCCAAGATCCAGAGCCCCTATTGTCCCAGGACGGACAAAGAGACGGGGCAAAAAATTAGGCCAGATAGACTGCAAATAGAACAAACGAGACAGGGAAAAACATCAAGGCCAGAACAATTGATGGAACAGCCAGGTATGAAGCAACACACCACACTTGTATAATTTCTAACAATGATCCAAGTGTGtgaaatcatgttacatagacTTGAGCCTTCACTTCCTCAGATTTTTTAAgcagtgtgtgtctgtgtgtgtgtagtaaaggtttcccctgatattaagtctagtcatgtccaactctgatggGTGGCGCTCATcagcatttctaagctgaagagctggcgttgtccgtagatgcctccaaggtcatgtggccagcatgactgcatggagcactgttatcctcccaccgaagtggtacctattgatctactcacatttgtatattttcaaaatgctaagttagcagaagctggggctaacagagggagcttaccccactccccagatctgaaccaccaaccttttggtcagtaagttcagcagctcagcgttgcTAGCACAAATCACCTTTTGACTATGCTTGGGATACATAATTCACAATGGCTCAATGGAATAAGTCTATCTCCACTCCTCCCCTGAGAACATGAACTTTGTACAATGGTACAATTTAACTTGACACAATTGTAGGTCAGTTTATGATGGCATAACTTCCCAACTGGATGGCAGCCTCTAATTGTGATTTTCCCACACTGTTTGTATATGTTTTTCTTTGATTTCATTTGAGATCAACATTTATAGTTTTCCCTCTCCTTGCCTTTGTaacttgtttgtctgtttgtctcaTTAGTTAGTTTCTGGGATCTCTCACTTCCAACAGAAGACACAGTTTTTAGAGACACAGGGGAGACTTGCTATGGGGAAATGAAGCCAAAGAAATCAGAGGGTTAGAGAGATGTCAATATAGGCAAGGTATGAGGCAGGAAGGAGTACTATGTTGAGGGGAAATGAAGACCATTTAAATCTGAAGTGACAGAAAGTATTCATCAGAATTTTAGAAATCAGCAACAAAGTAGAGATGAATAAAAGACAATAAAATGTGAACCATGACTTGCTAGGAATTACCTTTAGAAAGAATGCATACAAAATAGCTGCACTTtactttttttttcgtgtcaggagtaacgagaaattgcaggtcgcttctggtgtgagagaattggcatctgcaaggacgttgtccaggggacatctgcatctttgatgttttaccatccttatgggaggcttctctcatgtccctgcatggggagctggagctgacagagggagcttaacctgctttccctggatttgaaccgctgacctgtcagtcagcagtcctgccggcacaagggtttaacccactgcgccaccgtgggcTCCACTGGTGTTTACATGGTGTTCTACACTGACTCTTGTTTAGTGACACTACTTTGGTCAAAGCCTGAAAACAAAAATTGTGGATCACATATTTCAGTATGCTTTAAGGGACTTCTGGGCACCGTATTCTGAAAAGGTAACTCCCCAAACTCTATTATTTGAATACATGTCTTACTAGGATGAGGATGAAGGAGGGATTATTGtgggatgtattgttgaaggctttcatggccttcaacaatatcactgggttgctgtaggttttttgggctgtatggccatgtactagaagcattttctcctgacgtttcacctgcatctgtggcaagcatcctcagaggttgtgccacagatgcaggtgaaacgtcaggagaaaattatttattatttatttattttatttggtgcatttgttaaccgccattctcagccctagggcaactcatggcggtgtacaacatataaaaggcaatttacaaaaggtaattacaaaacaacatattagcaatacaacaattatatagttacactaactaatccgcttcgtctcatagtagaatcgtaaccaatctcatattccttattccgttccagtcatctttaccacattattatagcacttaattaaatgccttctcgaacagccatgtctttaggcttttatggaaggacataagggagggcgcctgtctgatgtctacagggagagtgttccacagccggggggccaccaccaagaaggccctctctctcgtccccgccagacatgcctgtgaggcaggcgggatcgagagaagggcctccccagacgatctcaaggtcctcgtgggctcataggccaagatgcggtccgaaaggtattttgggccggaaccgtttagggctttgtaggccaaaaccagcaccttaaattgggcccggtagcagatcggcagccagtggagctgggacaacaagggcgttgtgtgctccctgcatcccgctccagttagtagcatggctgccgtgcgctgaaccagctgaagcttccgggccgtcttcaagggcagccccacgtagagagcgttgcagtagtcaaggcgggatgtgaccagagcatgtaccaccgtggccaagtcagacttcccgaggtacgggcgcagctggcgcacgagcctgagctgtgcaaatgctcccctggtcaccgctgaaacctggggatccaggctcaacgatgagtccaggatcacacccaagctgcggacctgcgccttcaaggggagtgcgaccccatccagcacaggctgtaaccctataccccgttcggccttgcgactgaccaggagtacctctgtcttgtctggatttaatttcagtttgttcgccctcatccagaccgttacagcggccaggcaccggttcaggacctcgacagcaggtgggaaggagtgacagagttggacatcatctgcgtacagatgacaccgcaccccgaaactccggatgatctcacccagcggcttcatgtagatattaaacagcatgggggacagtatggaaccctgtggaaccccacaaatcaaaggttgtggtgtagaacaggagtcccccaataacaccttctgggtgcggccctccaggaatgactggagccactgcaaagcagtgcccccaaggcccatttcagcaaggcgccccagaaggataccgtggtcgacagtatcgaaggccactgagaggtccaggagcaccaacagggacacactccccctgtctagctcccggcgcagatcatccactaaggcgaccaagaccgtctcggtaccatgtcccggtctgaaaccagactgtgccgaatccagataatccgtgtctctcaagaatacctggagttgtgaggccaccacgctttccatgactttgcccaaaaaggggagattggaaacaggccgaaagttgtccaatttagtggggtccaatgatggtttcttcaacagcggttttataacagcttgttttaggctcgctggaatcttgccttcccgaagggaggcattcaccaccaccgttacccactcagccaatccccctctggcctccctcagaagccaggatgggcaggggtctaggatggacgtggtgggcctcattcctccaagtatcttgtccacatcctcgggtttcacaaactgaaaagaatccatcaaaataggacaagcaggtgctcttgttacatcctcagagactgcatttaacgcggcgtccagcccagaacggatcaaggcgactttgtctgcaaagaaccgagcaaatgcttcatagcgcgtgaccgaattgtcagggctcccgcctaaggtggcgggagttaaaagacctctgacaatccgaaacaactccgccggacggttctttgcagacgcaatagtggccgcaaagaaagttttctttgcggcttttgttgccgcggcatatgcccttagaaaggacacaaaccgtgctcgatttgactcgctcggatccgaacgccacatgctctctagttccctcttccttcgcttcatcactgccagctcctcagtaaaccaaggagctggtttagctcggctacttgagaggggacgttccggagcgatcatgtcaattgccctggccatctccccattccagagagcgaccaaggcctcgacatggtcacctaccgaggtggcgggaaaatccccaagagccgtcaggaatccattcggatccataagcctcttggggcggaccatcttaatgggtcctccacctttgcagaggttagggggcgcagtgagcctaaatctgatcaggaagtggtcagtccatggcaacggagagatggacaactcctccacaccgccaccctgttcccatccctggcagaaaaccaagtccaatgtatgtccagcacagtgggtggggccagatatttgttgggacagccccatggttgccatggcagacatgaagtcctgagccgcacctgtgagggtcgcctcagcatggatattgaagtctcccagcacaagaagctgttgagactccaacgccaggctcgagaccacccccgctagctcaggtagggcgactgtagtgcagcgaggtggacggtacactagcagaatccctattctgtcccggtcacccaccctcaggtagacgcattcaaaatttgtggtctgcgggatggggcacctggtcagatggatggaatctctatagaccactgcgaccccgcctccccaacctccggatctcggctggtgctgcacggagaaacctggagggcaaagctgggttagatttactcctccagcttcatccagccaggtctccgtgatg encodes:
- the ENTPD1 gene encoding ectonucleoside triphosphate diphosphohydrolase 1, giving the protein MYIYKWPAEKENDTGVVQQVDVCEVEGPGISGYASDVGNVGPSLKHCMDKAKEIVPQRKHRDTPVYLGATAGMRLLRMENASTAKDVLSGVEATLRSYPFNFRGARILSGEEEGAYGWITLNYLLGNFKESIWPNFLPRLFVRPGTIGALDLGGASTQITFVPHQNGIESSQYMLNFHLYGKTYSVYTHSFLCYGKDQALRLKILNEVKGSSTAQIQEPCFHKGYERTINMIDLSKNPCTASSFRPKSYTSLLIEGTGDYEQCLIGIEDIFNGVGCPSSSCSFNGSFLPPLSGQFGAFSAYYYVMKFLNMTQQPMDEVIKALKNFCSEPWAKVKADHPKIKEKYLSEYCFAGTYVISLLGNRYNFTKEKWSDIHFLGKIRDSDAGWTLGYMLNLTNMIRAEQPYIRPLSHAGYISIMAICSTMVVLLVLAGFIIYRKPKCLKKEAI